Proteins encoded within one genomic window of Triticum aestivum cultivar Chinese Spring chromosome 2D, IWGSC CS RefSeq v2.1, whole genome shotgun sequence:
- the LOC123048185 gene encoding bisdemethoxycurcumin synthase-like, translated as MAGGSAKLSEIRCAQRAEGSAAMLAIGTANPANQVSQEEYPDYYFRVTKSEHLTDHKDTFKIICGLTGTENRFFYHTDELLNSHPVLLDHTSPSREVRHDIVAKAAPELAASAAKKAIAKWGRPATDITHLIVTTNSDAGAPSADVRLVSLLGLRADVCRTMLHLNGCFAGCSALRLAKDLAENNHGARILVACVELAISGFCSPGEGDCLDTLITHALFGDGAGAVIAGADPIHPVENPLFEMVSVSQTLVPSTEHVLTLNLGSHGTHGKVYTKLPTLVADTMEPCLLEAFGPLDMDFQWNDLFWAVHPGSRGILDQLDKTLQLEPTKLAASRTVVQKFGNMFSATVIFVLDELRRRMEEEGERAEWGAMVAFGPGFTIETMVLHATGTLKKK; from the exons ATGGCAGGCGGCTCAGCGAAGCTAAGCGAGATCCGTTGCGCGCAGCGTGCAGAAGGCTCCGCGGCAATGCTAGCTATCGGAACAGCAAATCCTGCGAACCAAGTGTCCCAAGAAGAGTACCCTGACTACTATTTCCGTGTCACCAAGAGCGAGCACCTTACTGACCATAAAGACACATTCAAGATAATAT GTGGTCTCACGGGCACGGAGAATCGTTTCTTCTACCACACGGATGAACTGCTCAATTCCCACCCTGTCTTGCTGGACCACACATCACCGTCCCGTGAAGTTCGGCATGATATCGTGGCCAAGGCTGCTCCAGAGCTTGCGGCATCAGCAGCAAAGAAGGCCATCGCAAAGTGGGGCCGTCCGGCCACTGATATCACCCACCTTATCGTCACCACCAACTCTGACGCCGGCGCCCCAAGCGCCGACGTACGCTTGGTTTCACTCCTTGGCCTTCGCGCCGACGTGTGTCGTACAATGCTCCATCTTAACGGCTGCTTCGCTGGCTGCTCCGCCTTGCGCCTAGCCAAGGACCTTGCTGAGAACAACCATGGGGCACGCATCCTCGTGGCTTGTGTGGAGCTAGCCATTTCTGGCTTCTGCAGCCCTGGCGAAGGGGACTGCTTAGACACCCTCATTACTCATGCGTTGTTCGGTGATGGGGCAGGCGCGGTTATCGCCGGCGCTGATCCCATACACCCCGTCGAGAATCCTCTGTTTGAGATGGTGTCCGTCTCTCAGACCCTCGTGCCGAGCACCGAGCATGTGCTCACCCTGAACTTAGGGAGCCACGGCACTCATGGGAAAGTTTACACCAAACTGCCCACACTGGTGGCAGACACCATGGAACCTTGTCTTTTGGAAGCATTTGGTCCACTTGACATGGACTTCCAATGGAATGACCTCTTCTGGGCAGTGCACCCCGGCAGCCGTGGGATCTTGGACCAACTTGACAAGACACTCCAGTTAGAGCCCACGAAGCTAGCAGCGAGCCGAACTGTTGTTCAGAAGTTTGGAAATATGTTTAGTGCCACTGTGATCTTCGTGCTTGACGAGCTGCGACGgcgtatggaggaggaaggagagcgAGCAGAGTGGGGGGCCATGGTGGCATTTGGACCAGGATTCACTATAGAGACCATGGTGCTCCACGCAACCGGCactctcaagaaaaaa